The proteins below come from a single Arthrobacter crystallopoietes genomic window:
- a CDS encoding acetyl/propionyl/methylcrotonyl-CoA carboxylase subunit alpha, whose protein sequence is MTQRITKVLIANRGEIAVRVIRAARDEGLASVAVYAEPDRDALHVRLADEAYSLGGSTATESYLAMDKLLDVAVASGADAVHPGYGFLAENADFAQRVIDAGLIWIGPSPDAIAKLGDKVQARHIAEKVGAPLVPGTADPVQGVDEVLAFADTYGLPLAIKAAYGGGGRGIKVVRDRDEIPEAFDSAVREATAAFGRGECFVERFLDAPRHVETQCLADAHGNVVVISTRDCSLQRRNQKLVEEAPAPFLSADQNYRLYEASKAIMLEAKYQGAGTCEFLVGQDGTISFLEVNTRLQVEHPISEEVAGVDLVREQFRLACGEELGYGDPEIRGHSFEFRINGEDAGRNFMPAPGTVESMKLPTGPGVRVDSGVEAGEVVGGNFDSLLAKLVVTGASRNQALQRARRALEEMEIGGMPTVLPFHRAVTADPDFAPADPLEPFKVHTRWIETEFVNDIPAFDAAASTTTDDDGERQRVTVEVGGKRLEVVLPAGLNTSGGAATKSNGKPKRGRGRSGGSAGPTASGDDLSSPMQGTIVKVAVSEGDTVAEGDLVVVLEAMKMEQPLTAHKAGTIAKLTAKPGATVSAGAVLAAIID, encoded by the coding sequence ATGACCCAGCGCATCACCAAGGTACTGATCGCCAACCGTGGTGAAATTGCCGTCCGCGTAATCCGAGCCGCACGGGATGAAGGCCTCGCCTCCGTCGCCGTTTACGCAGAGCCTGACCGGGATGCGCTGCATGTCCGTCTGGCCGACGAGGCTTACTCCCTGGGCGGCAGTACCGCCACGGAGTCCTATCTGGCCATGGACAAGCTGCTCGACGTGGCCGTAGCCTCCGGTGCCGACGCCGTCCACCCCGGCTATGGCTTCCTCGCCGAAAACGCGGACTTCGCGCAGCGGGTCATCGACGCCGGGCTGATTTGGATCGGCCCCTCCCCCGACGCCATCGCCAAACTCGGCGACAAGGTCCAGGCCCGGCACATCGCCGAAAAGGTTGGCGCCCCCCTTGTTCCCGGCACCGCAGATCCCGTCCAGGGCGTCGACGAGGTTCTCGCATTCGCGGACACCTACGGCCTCCCGCTGGCTATCAAGGCTGCCTACGGCGGCGGCGGCCGCGGCATCAAAGTGGTCCGCGACCGGGACGAGATCCCCGAGGCCTTCGACTCCGCGGTCCGCGAGGCCACCGCGGCCTTTGGCCGGGGCGAGTGCTTCGTCGAGCGCTTCCTTGATGCCCCCCGGCATGTGGAAACCCAATGCCTCGCGGATGCGCACGGCAACGTCGTCGTTATTTCCACCCGCGACTGCTCGCTGCAGCGCCGCAATCAGAAGCTCGTCGAGGAGGCCCCCGCCCCGTTCCTGAGCGCGGACCAGAACTACCGGCTTTACGAGGCGTCCAAGGCCATCATGCTCGAGGCCAAGTACCAGGGCGCCGGCACGTGCGAATTCCTGGTCGGCCAGGACGGCACCATTTCCTTCCTTGAGGTCAACACGCGCCTGCAGGTGGAGCACCCCATTTCCGAGGAGGTTGCCGGCGTGGACCTGGTCCGCGAACAGTTCCGGCTGGCCTGCGGCGAGGAACTGGGCTACGGCGATCCCGAGATCCGCGGCCACTCCTTCGAGTTCCGCATCAACGGCGAGGATGCCGGCCGCAACTTCATGCCGGCCCCGGGCACCGTGGAATCGATGAAGCTGCCCACCGGACCCGGCGTTCGCGTGGACTCCGGCGTGGAAGCCGGCGAAGTGGTCGGCGGCAACTTCGACTCCTTGCTCGCCAAGCTCGTGGTCACCGGCGCCAGCCGCAACCAGGCCCTGCAGCGCGCCCGCCGCGCCCTGGAGGAGATGGAGATCGGCGGCATGCCGACCGTCCTGCCGTTCCACCGCGCTGTGACGGCAGATCCGGACTTCGCCCCGGCAGACCCACTGGAGCCCTTCAAGGTCCACACCCGCTGGATCGAGACGGAGTTCGTCAACGACATTCCCGCCTTCGATGCCGCGGCGTCAACAACCACCGACGACGACGGCGAACGCCAGCGCGTCACCGTTGAGGTGGGTGGCAAACGGCTGGAAGTCGTCCTTCCCGCGGGCCTGAACACCTCCGGCGGCGCCGCCACCAAGTCCAACGGCAAGCCCAAGCGCGGCCGCGGGCGTTCCGGCGGCTCGGCTGGCCCGACGGCCAGCGGGGATGACCTGTCTTCACCCATGCAGGGCACCATCGTGAAGGTGGCCGTCAGCGAAGGCGACACGGTCGCGGAAGGCGATCTCGTCGTCGTGCTTGAGGCCATGAAGATGGAGCAACCGCTGACAGCCCACAAGGCCGGCACCATCGCAAAACTGACGGCGAAGCCGGGCGCCACGGTCTCTGCCGGCGCCGTACTGGCCGCCATCATCGACTAG
- a CDS encoding serine/threonine-protein kinase, whose protein sequence is MYLGQSLPVSLGGRYKLQELIGRGGSAAVYKAMDDVLGRFVAVKVFRPDVRDEGELRRQEAEVQLLSTFNHPGLVTVYDAGTEQSSSDGTRSFVVMELAQGKDLRNRLRLGRLEARDVAKIGHQLAAALHYVHGRGVIHRDLKPANIMLAFDADTGEARAKLMDFGIARVIEGTRLTATGQTVGTATYLSPEQAQGGALGTSSDIYSLGLVLLECLTGHVEFPGSPVESAVARLQRGPVIPAEIGPGWVRLLSKMTAMDPVARPDAAEVAAALADVDSRAWEPEPALAPEERPEGSTAAMPVSVKARPLRSRRMRKLAVWTIAAVLVLAGIAVFLPSLVSSPQEAQTSDPTPSPVLTGELEEHMRNLERNLVP, encoded by the coding sequence GTGTATTTGGGGCAGTCTCTGCCAGTTAGCCTGGGTGGCCGTTACAAGCTTCAGGAACTGATCGGGCGGGGCGGATCCGCAGCGGTCTATAAGGCCATGGACGACGTGCTGGGCCGGTTCGTTGCGGTTAAGGTGTTCCGCCCCGATGTCCGCGACGAAGGGGAGCTGCGGCGTCAGGAGGCAGAGGTGCAACTGCTGTCGACATTCAACCACCCCGGCCTGGTGACTGTTTATGATGCCGGTACGGAGCAATCATCCTCTGATGGGACCCGCTCCTTTGTCGTGATGGAGCTCGCGCAAGGCAAGGACCTGCGAAACCGGCTTCGGTTGGGGCGGCTGGAGGCCAGGGATGTAGCAAAGATCGGTCACCAACTGGCGGCAGCACTTCACTATGTGCACGGTCGGGGTGTGATCCACCGCGACCTCAAACCGGCGAACATCATGCTCGCGTTCGATGCGGATACGGGTGAGGCCCGGGCCAAGCTCATGGATTTCGGCATTGCCCGCGTCATTGAAGGAACACGGCTGACCGCCACCGGGCAGACTGTCGGAACCGCAACCTATTTGAGCCCGGAGCAGGCCCAGGGCGGCGCCCTGGGAACATCCAGTGATATCTACTCCCTTGGACTGGTCCTGTTGGAGTGCCTGACCGGTCACGTCGAGTTCCCCGGCAGTCCGGTGGAATCGGCCGTGGCCCGCCTGCAACGTGGACCGGTTATCCCAGCGGAGATCGGCCCCGGATGGGTTCGCCTTCTTTCAAAGATGACTGCGATGGATCCGGTTGCCCGGCCGGACGCCGCCGAAGTAGCTGCCGCGCTGGCTGATGTGGATAGCAGGGCGTGGGAGCCGGAGCCCGCCTTGGCGCCGGAGGAAAGGCCGGAGGGCAGTACGGCGGCCATGCCGGTTTCCGTGAAGGCAAGACCTCTGCGGTCACGGCGCATGCGCAAGCTTGCCGTCTGGACAATAGCTGCAGTCCTCGTGCTCGCGGGTATTGCGGTCTTTCTACCTTCGCTAGTGTCCAGTCCGCAAGAGGCTCAGACGTCTGACCCGACACCATCGCCGGTCCTGACGGGAGAGCTCGAAGAGCACATGCGGAACCTTGAACGGAACCTTGTCCCATGA
- a CDS encoding Maf family protein, protein MTYLRLILASASPARTKLLTDAGISHSILVSDVDEDAVTSHYGLTDPHDTALVLARAKAEAVASLPEAEGALVLGCDSVFELDGEPHGKPYEPEIARERWHRMSGRHGVLHTGHWLVDCRDVPADADGDAASDSTVGSGATIGAVASAGVYFAKLSDAEIDAYIATGEPLQVAGSFTIDSLGGAFIERVDGDPHAVVGLSVSTLRHLLASANVQITDLWGQ, encoded by the coding sequence GTGACTTATTTGCGCCTGATTCTCGCCTCCGCCTCCCCCGCCCGCACCAAACTGCTCACCGACGCCGGCATCTCCCACAGCATTCTCGTCTCCGACGTCGACGAGGATGCGGTCACATCGCACTACGGGCTGACAGACCCGCATGACACCGCCCTGGTGCTCGCACGGGCCAAAGCTGAAGCCGTCGCCAGCCTCCCCGAGGCGGAGGGTGCGCTGGTCCTGGGCTGCGACTCCGTCTTCGAACTCGACGGCGAACCACACGGCAAGCCGTACGAACCCGAGATTGCCCGCGAGCGCTGGCACCGGATGAGCGGCCGCCACGGCGTGCTGCACACCGGGCACTGGCTGGTCGACTGCAGGGATGTGCCCGCGGACGCCGACGGGGATGCGGCTTCGGATAGCACCGTCGGATCAGGCGCCACCATTGGTGCGGTTGCCTCGGCTGGCGTGTACTTCGCCAAGCTCAGCGATGCAGAGATCGACGCCTACATCGCCACTGGCGAACCGCTTCAGGTAGCCGGTTCCTTCACCATCGACTCGCTGGGCGGGGCCTTCATCGAGCGCGTCGACGGCGACCCGCACGCCGTCGTCGGTCTTTCGGTTTCCACCCTGCGACACCTGCTGGCGAGTGCCAACGTACAGATTACGGACCTCTGGGGGCAATAA
- a CDS encoding dicarboxylate/amino acid:cation symporter, translated as MTTATSPEKQARRLPSWATAFGPQIIAALIAGLILGLVAKNMGDSAAGEPNWLTETLTTIGSSYISLLKAAVVPLIFTAVVSSIANLRAVSNAAKLAWNTLLWFAITAFIAVVIGMVLGTVMRPGASAAGEVPGEYTGRTGDWWAFLTGLFPGNFLGLEASTKVAESGDMTTSVSFNVLQILVISIAVGIAALKVGAPAEPFLKLNASALAVIQKVLWWIIRVAPIGTVGLIGKAVATYGWDTMGSLAMFTLSIYVGLALVVFVVYPVLIRAHGLSVKQWFSGAWPAIQLAFVSRSSMGTMPLTQRVTERNLGVPRAYASFAVPLGSTTKMDGCASIYPAIAAIFVAQFFGVQLDFTHYLLIALVAVLGSAATAGTTGATVMLTLTLSTLGLPLEGIGLLLAIDPILDMGRTAVNVAGQTVVPTIVSKRQGILDLSLYNAKRTGDPFTDDAAVDADGVGQTETGAEASSDRREEDLVDSRN; from the coding sequence GTGACTACTGCTACCAGCCCCGAAAAACAGGCCCGGAGACTGCCCTCGTGGGCCACCGCCTTCGGCCCGCAGATCATTGCCGCGCTGATTGCCGGCCTCATCCTTGGTCTCGTGGCCAAGAACATGGGCGACTCGGCCGCCGGCGAACCGAACTGGCTCACCGAGACCCTGACGACCATCGGCTCCAGCTACATCTCGCTGCTGAAGGCGGCCGTGGTGCCGCTGATTTTCACCGCCGTGGTCAGCTCCATTGCCAATCTCCGCGCGGTCTCCAACGCGGCCAAGCTGGCCTGGAACACGCTGCTCTGGTTCGCCATCACCGCCTTCATCGCCGTGGTGATCGGCATGGTGCTGGGCACCGTCATGCGGCCCGGCGCCAGCGCCGCCGGGGAAGTGCCCGGCGAGTACACCGGGCGCACCGGTGACTGGTGGGCGTTCCTGACCGGGCTATTCCCGGGCAACTTCCTGGGGCTGGAAGCCAGCACCAAGGTGGCCGAATCCGGCGACATGACCACGAGCGTCAGCTTCAACGTGCTGCAGATCCTGGTCATCTCCATCGCCGTCGGCATCGCCGCCCTGAAGGTGGGCGCGCCCGCCGAGCCCTTCCTGAAGCTCAACGCTTCCGCGCTGGCCGTGATCCAGAAGGTGCTGTGGTGGATCATCCGCGTGGCCCCGATCGGCACCGTCGGCCTGATCGGCAAGGCCGTTGCCACCTACGGCTGGGACACCATGGGTTCGCTGGCCATGTTCACGCTGTCCATCTACGTGGGCCTGGCGTTGGTGGTCTTTGTGGTCTACCCGGTGCTGATCCGCGCCCACGGGCTGTCCGTCAAGCAGTGGTTCTCCGGCGCGTGGCCCGCCATCCAGCTGGCCTTCGTGTCGCGTTCTTCCATGGGCACCATGCCGCTGACCCAGCGGGTGACCGAGCGGAACCTGGGCGTACCCCGGGCCTACGCGTCCTTCGCCGTGCCGCTGGGCTCGACGACCAAAATGGACGGCTGCGCCTCGATCTACCCGGCGATCGCCGCGATCTTCGTCGCCCAGTTCTTCGGTGTGCAACTCGACTTCACGCACTACCTGCTGATCGCTTTGGTGGCCGTGCTTGGCTCGGCCGCGACGGCCGGAACCACCGGCGCTACCGTCATGCTGACCCTGACGCTGTCCACGCTGGGCCTGCCGCTGGAAGGCATCGGCCTGCTGCTGGCCATCGACCCGATCCTGGACATGGGCCGCACCGCGGTCAACGTGGCCGGCCAGACCGTGGTCCCCACGATCGTCTCCAAGCGCCAGGGCATCCTGGACCTGAGCCTCTACAATGCGAAGCGCACCGGCGATCCGTTTACCGACGACGCCGCTGTGGACGCGGACGGGGTAGGCCAGACAGAAACCGGAGCCGAGGCAAGTAGCGACCGCCGCGAGGAAGACCTGGTCGACTCAAGGAACTAA
- a CDS encoding DUF885 domain-containing protein has protein sequence MTNQTSETTLDNTAVRNPSAIDAVADSFTESLLEMNPSLATSLGIPGHETEYPDYSPAGAEALAECTREALRRLEDLEPTDDVDRVTLDAMRERLGLELEIHETGLDLADLNNIASPSQDIRAIFDLMPTATAEDWNNIAGRMSNVPDAISGYASSLRAAKERGLVAAKRQIRTVIEQTRAYAAEDGFFHSLAASARIDDGDGGLPEDLRKRLAAGAETASRAYASLAAFLENELLPDAPEKDAVGREHYSLMSRRFLGATIDLAETYQWGVEELDRIIAEQEAVAQQIKPGASIEEAMAALDTDESRQLHGTDALQAWMQKLSDRAVAELSGTHFDIYEPMRRLECRIAPTQEGGIYYTGPSDDFSRPGRMWWSVPEGEDTFTTWKETTTVYHEGVPGHHLQIATATYRRELLNNWRRNICWVSGHGEGWALYAERLMEDLGYLSDPGDKMGMLDAQRMRAARVVFDIGVHLELEVPARWGSGTWTPEKGYEFLKKNIAISEGQLKFEFTRYLGWPGQAPSYKLGQRLWEQIRDERRRREGGSFDIKRFHSEALNLGSVGLDTLRRALLGDNTAPSEA, from the coding sequence GTGACTAACCAGACATCTGAAACCACCCTGGATAACACGGCCGTGCGGAACCCCTCTGCGATCGACGCGGTGGCGGACTCCTTCACCGAGTCGCTGCTGGAGATGAACCCCTCGCTCGCCACGTCGCTGGGCATCCCCGGCCACGAAACCGAATACCCGGATTACTCCCCCGCCGGTGCCGAGGCGCTGGCCGAATGCACCCGCGAGGCACTGCGCCGGCTGGAGGACCTGGAGCCCACGGACGATGTGGACCGTGTAACCCTGGATGCCATGCGCGAGCGGCTGGGGCTGGAGCTGGAGATCCACGAGACCGGCCTGGACCTGGCGGACCTGAACAACATCGCCTCGCCCTCACAGGACATCCGTGCCATCTTCGACCTGATGCCCACGGCCACGGCGGAAGACTGGAACAACATCGCCGGCCGGATGAGCAACGTGCCGGACGCCATCAGTGGCTATGCCAGCTCGCTCCGCGCGGCGAAGGAACGCGGGCTGGTGGCGGCCAAGCGCCAGATCCGAACCGTCATCGAGCAAACCAGGGCGTACGCAGCCGAGGACGGCTTCTTCCATTCGCTGGCCGCTTCCGCCCGGATTGACGACGGCGACGGCGGGCTGCCCGAGGACTTGCGCAAACGCTTGGCTGCCGGCGCCGAGACGGCTTCCCGCGCCTACGCGTCGCTGGCTGCATTCCTCGAAAACGAGCTGCTGCCGGATGCGCCCGAGAAGGACGCCGTCGGCCGGGAGCACTACTCGCTGATGTCCCGCCGCTTCCTCGGCGCCACGATCGACCTTGCAGAGACGTACCAGTGGGGCGTGGAGGAACTGGACCGCATCATCGCCGAGCAGGAAGCCGTGGCCCAACAGATCAAGCCGGGCGCTTCCATCGAAGAGGCCATGGCCGCGCTGGATACAGACGAGTCGCGGCAGTTGCACGGCACGGACGCGCTGCAGGCCTGGATGCAAAAGCTCTCGGACCGGGCGGTGGCGGAACTCTCCGGCACGCACTTCGACATCTACGAACCGATGCGCCGGCTCGAATGCCGCATCGCGCCCACCCAGGAAGGCGGCATCTACTACACCGGGCCGTCCGACGACTTTTCCCGCCCGGGCCGCATGTGGTGGTCCGTGCCCGAGGGCGAGGACACCTTCACCACGTGGAAGGAAACCACCACCGTCTACCACGAGGGTGTGCCCGGCCACCACCTCCAAATTGCGACGGCGACCTACCGCCGCGAGCTCCTGAACAACTGGCGCCGGAACATCTGCTGGGTGTCCGGCCACGGCGAAGGCTGGGCACTGTACGCCGAGCGACTCATGGAGGACCTGGGCTACCTGTCCGATCCGGGTGACAAGATGGGCATGCTGGATGCCCAGCGCATGCGCGCCGCCCGCGTGGTCTTCGACATCGGTGTCCACCTGGAACTTGAGGTGCCTGCGCGCTGGGGTTCAGGGACATGGACGCCGGAGAAGGGCTACGAGTTCCTCAAGAAGAACATCGCCATCAGCGAGGGCCAGCTCAAGTTCGAGTTCACCCGCTACCTCGGCTGGCCGGGGCAAGCGCCCTCCTACAAGCTGGGCCAGCGGCTGTGGGAGCAGATCCGCGACGAGCGCCGCCGCCGCGAGGGCGGGTCCTTCGACATCAAGCGGTTCCACAGCGAGGCCCTCAACCTGGGCTCGGTTGGGCTGGACACCCTGCGCCGCGCGCTGCTGGGCGACAACACGGCCCCGTCCGAGGCCTAG
- a CDS encoding serpin family protein, producing the protein MRNRTTAVLAALGLVPVLTLAGCSAPEPELLAADGVQQQSVALHEYPEAAASLQDATLKLGAAMLAGRPEANQVTSPASLLYALAMLRAGAGTTTAAEMDAALGLPAQGRDEAMNALLTAWQEHDGDPGSVDEDEPPVTPLLHLANGVFVDAGTPTGEEYLARLAEHYGSGVYPVDYADPATKDKLDAWVDHNTGGRITEAPGGYDEDNTLTLLNAVYFAAAWADPFSPSSTKTEDFTLLNGEVIQAEAMGKLLRADYARGEGWQGMDLPYNEGFLMRLVLPDEGSPVLDEAALATVNRAMAAANPARVSLGLPKWEHDYTQNLIPVLRGLGLAETLGPAPDLHAIQPEARVTGATQQANITVGEKGTVAAAVTQLDVMAGSLPPPPDVKLDFNRPFLYQIIHAETGLPLFLGTVMDPR; encoded by the coding sequence GTGCGCAACAGAACGACGGCGGTGCTCGCTGCGCTCGGGCTGGTGCCGGTTTTGACGCTGGCCGGGTGTAGCGCGCCGGAGCCGGAACTGCTGGCGGCGGACGGGGTTCAACAGCAGTCGGTCGCTCTGCATGAGTATCCGGAGGCGGCGGCATCGCTGCAGGACGCCACGCTCAAACTCGGTGCTGCGATGCTTGCCGGACGGCCGGAGGCAAACCAGGTCACCAGCCCGGCGAGCCTGCTCTACGCGCTCGCCATGCTACGTGCCGGCGCGGGCACCACGACGGCTGCGGAAATGGACGCTGCGCTCGGCCTGCCTGCCCAGGGCCGGGACGAAGCGATGAACGCGCTGCTCACGGCGTGGCAGGAGCACGACGGCGATCCCGGCTCCGTGGACGAGGACGAGCCTCCGGTCACGCCGCTGCTGCACCTGGCCAACGGGGTGTTCGTCGATGCGGGCACGCCTACCGGCGAGGAGTACCTGGCCAGACTGGCGGAGCACTACGGCTCGGGCGTCTATCCGGTGGACTATGCGGATCCGGCCACCAAGGACAAACTGGACGCCTGGGTCGACCACAACACCGGCGGCCGGATCACGGAAGCGCCCGGCGGGTACGACGAGGACAACACGCTGACCCTGCTGAACGCGGTGTACTTCGCGGCGGCCTGGGCGGATCCGTTCTCGCCGTCGTCAACCAAGACCGAGGACTTCACCTTGCTGAACGGGGAAGTGATCCAGGCGGAAGCAATGGGGAAACTCCTGCGCGCCGACTACGCCCGCGGCGAGGGCTGGCAGGGGATGGACCTGCCCTATAACGAAGGCTTCCTGATGCGCCTGGTCCTGCCGGACGAAGGTTCGCCGGTGCTGGACGAAGCAGCGCTGGCAACAGTGAACAGGGCGATGGCTGCGGCCAATCCGGCGAGGGTGTCCCTGGGTCTGCCGAAGTGGGAGCACGACTACACCCAGAACCTGATTCCGGTGCTGCGCGGCCTGGGACTGGCGGAGACTCTCGGCCCGGCGCCGGACCTCCACGCCATCCAGCCGGAGGCCCGGGTCACCGGGGCGACGCAGCAGGCCAACATCACCGTGGGGGAGAAGGGCACCGTGGCGGCCGCGGTTACGCAGCTGGATGTGATGGCCGGCTCGCTCCCGCCGCCGCCGGATGTGAAGCTGGACTTCAACCGCCCGTTCCTTTACCAGATCATCCACGCAGAGACGGGGCTGCCGCTCTTCCTGGGCACCGTGATGGATCCGCGCTGA
- a CDS encoding SDR family oxidoreductase, whose amino-acid sequence MQTSLTGKVALVAGGTRGAGRGIAVQLGAAGATVYVTGRTTRDQPSEMNRPETIEETAQLVEEAGGHGIAVRVDHLVPDEVRSLVSRIDAEQGGLHILVNDIWGATVMEWDKSVWESSLDVGLHMLRLGVDTHAITSHFALPLLIRQPGGLAIEVTDGTDEYNAENYRASFFYDLAKAAVNRMAFLLAHDLKPHGATALSLTPGWLRSEAMLDEFGVTEANWRDATTRIPHFAISESPAYVGRAVAALAQDPEVSRWNGKSLSSGKLAKVYGFTDVDGSQPDAWRYMREVQDPDKPADTTGYR is encoded by the coding sequence ATGCAAACATCGTTGACAGGCAAAGTCGCTCTCGTCGCCGGAGGGACCAGGGGCGCGGGCCGGGGGATCGCTGTCCAGCTCGGTGCGGCCGGCGCCACCGTCTACGTCACCGGGCGGACCACCCGGGACCAGCCGTCGGAGATGAACCGGCCGGAAACCATCGAGGAGACCGCGCAACTGGTCGAGGAGGCCGGCGGCCACGGAATCGCGGTCAGGGTGGACCACCTCGTGCCGGACGAGGTGCGCTCCCTTGTCTCGCGTATTGACGCCGAGCAGGGCGGCCTGCACATCCTCGTCAACGACATCTGGGGCGCCACCGTCATGGAGTGGGACAAATCCGTGTGGGAGTCCTCGCTGGATGTTGGCCTCCACATGCTCCGGCTCGGCGTGGACACCCACGCCATCACCAGCCACTTCGCCCTGCCGCTGCTGATCCGGCAGCCGGGCGGACTGGCCATCGAAGTCACCGACGGTACGGACGAATACAACGCGGAGAACTACCGGGCCTCCTTCTTCTACGATCTGGCCAAGGCGGCGGTGAACCGGATGGCTTTCCTGCTGGCGCACGACCTAAAGCCCCACGGCGCCACGGCGCTCTCGCTGACACCGGGCTGGCTGCGGTCCGAGGCGATGCTGGACGAATTCGGCGTGACCGAAGCGAACTGGCGCGATGCCACCACGCGCATCCCGCATTTCGCCATTTCCGAGAGCCCGGCCTACGTGGGCCGGGCCGTCGCGGCGCTCGCCCAGGATCCCGAGGTCTCCCGCTGGAACGGGAAGTCACTCTCCAGCGGCAAGCTGGCCAAAGTCTACGGCTTCACCGACGTCGACGGCAGCCAGCCCGACGCCTGGCGGTACATGCGCGAGGTCCAGGACCCGGACAAACCAGCGGACACCACCGGCTACCGTTGA
- a CDS encoding MarR family winged helix-turn-helix transcriptional regulator, translating to MTEPQWLNPEERRAWLAVASLMFRLPATLESQLQRDEDLTFAGYMVLAMLSESDTRECRMSKLAELTNTSQSRLSRIVARLEKDGYVTRAMDANDRRVVLARITEAGMAKIDAAAPGHVAAVRAAVFDRLDEEQVHQLAAISRTLLGSDFPHLPE from the coding sequence ATGACAGAGCCGCAGTGGTTGAATCCCGAGGAACGCAGAGCATGGCTGGCCGTTGCCTCGCTGATGTTCCGGCTTCCGGCCACGCTGGAGTCCCAACTGCAGCGCGACGAGGACCTGACGTTCGCCGGCTACATGGTGCTGGCCATGCTTTCGGAGTCCGACACCCGCGAATGCCGGATGAGCAAACTGGCTGAGCTGACCAATACCTCGCAGTCCCGGCTTTCCCGGATTGTCGCCCGGCTGGAAAAAGACGGCTATGTCACCCGGGCCATGGACGCCAACGACCGCCGCGTGGTGCTGGCCCGCATCACCGAAGCCGGCATGGCCAAAATCGATGCCGCCGCACCGGGCCATGTAGCCGCGGTCCGGGCCGCCGTCTTCGACCGCCTCGACGAGGAACAGGTCCACCAACTGGCCGCGATCAGCCGGACGCTGCTCGGCAGCGACTTCCCGCACTTGCCGGAGTAA
- a CDS encoding SDR family oxidoreductase produces the protein MTTYAVTGATGELGALVIDALLEREIEAAAIVAVVRNTAKAASLLERGVTAREGDYDKPETLASALAGVDTLMFISGSEVGQRVRQHGNVLEAAKAAGVKRIAYTSVLRADTSELALAPEHKATEALIRESGIPFTLLRNGWYTENYTGQLGQYLATGAVIGAAGEARIAAATRADFAEAAAVVLTGEGHENAVYELGGTPFTMVEFASAVADVTGRSIGYRNVTLDEYQQGLLAAGLDEGMAGFLTALEANTAAGDLDTESEDLAKLIGRPSTPLAEAVRAAHTA, from the coding sequence ATGACCACGTATGCAGTAACGGGAGCAACAGGCGAACTGGGTGCACTCGTCATCGATGCCCTGCTGGAACGCGAGATCGAAGCCGCAGCTATTGTCGCCGTCGTACGCAATACGGCGAAGGCCGCAAGTCTGCTGGAACGCGGAGTGACGGCCCGCGAAGGCGACTACGACAAGCCCGAAACCCTGGCTTCGGCACTGGCAGGCGTGGACACCCTCATGTTTATCTCCGGCAGCGAGGTCGGCCAGCGCGTCCGGCAGCATGGCAACGTCCTGGAGGCTGCTAAGGCCGCGGGCGTGAAGCGAATCGCTTACACCAGCGTGCTGCGCGCGGACACCAGCGAGCTGGCCCTGGCTCCGGAGCACAAGGCCACCGAGGCCCTGATCCGCGAATCCGGCATCCCCTTTACCCTGCTGCGCAACGGCTGGTACACCGAGAACTACACCGGGCAGCTGGGCCAGTACCTGGCAACCGGTGCGGTCATCGGCGCCGCCGGCGAGGCACGGATTGCCGCCGCCACCCGGGCCGACTTCGCCGAGGCGGCAGCCGTGGTGCTGACCGGCGAGGGCCACGAGAACGCCGTTTACGAACTCGGCGGTACGCCCTTCACCATGGTGGAATTCGCCTCCGCTGTCGCCGACGTAACCGGCCGGAGCATCGGCTACCGCAACGTCACCCTTGACGAGTACCAGCAGGGCCTGCTCGCCGCCGGCCTGGACGAGGGCATGGCAGGCTTTCTCACCGCGCTTGAGGCCAACACGGCCGCAGGCGACCTCGATACCGAAAGCGAGGATCTGGCGAAGCTGATCGGCCGTCCCAGCACGCCGCTGGCTGAAGCGGTGCGGGCGGCACACACCGCCTGA
- a CDS encoding acyl-CoA carboxylase subunit epsilon encodes MTAGHARTPIRPTGTAAGHTRWSSPDQAATRWSGNEERMHAEAETQSEQAPLFTVAKGNPSAEELAALTAVVLALQTSSSEEETGGKPRRRSSRRRELLRPVVQHGPGAWRHTFR; translated from the coding sequence GTGACCGCCGGCCACGCAAGGACACCTATCCGCCCGACGGGCACAGCCGCCGGCCATACCCGCTGGTCCAGCCCCGACCAGGCCGCTACGCGCTGGTCCGGAAATGAGGAACGCATGCACGCAGAAGCCGAGACCCAGTCCGAGCAAGCCCCGTTGTTTACTGTTGCCAAAGGAAATCCCAGCGCCGAAGAACTCGCGGCGCTCACCGCCGTCGTTCTCGCGCTGCAGACCTCCTCTTCCGAGGAGGAAACCGGCGGCAAACCGCGCCGCCGCAGCTCCCGCCGTCGTGAATTGCTGCGCCCGGTGGTCCAGCACGGCCCCGGCGCCTGGCGGCACACCTTCCGGTAA